Below is a window of Tolypothrix bouteillei VB521301 DNA.
AACCAACCACTTAAAAAATCCGTGCTACCACTTAAAAACAGCAAAGCAAATAACAAGGTCCACATTTGCTGGTAACGCAGTGATTTGAGACTGAGAAGAATTTGATAACCCAAACCCCCCGCACCAATAATACCCAACACCGCAGCAGAACGAATCGAACACTCAAAACGATAAAAACTGTAGGAAAGTAGATTGGGGAAAGCTTGAGGAATCAAACTGTAAGTAAAAGCCTTTAGAGGAGAAACACCACTGTTTAGTAATGCTAATAAAGGAGCGCGAGGAGTTTCATCAAAAATTTCAGAAAATACCTTAGCAGTGATAGCACCAAAAGGAATTGCGATCGCCAAAACAGCAACCAGTGGATCGAGACCAAAAATATTCAGAAAAAACAAACCCCAAACCAATTCGTGAATCGCTCTGGGAATTGCTAAAATTGCCCGTATAACTAACCAAGGAACTGGAAAACCTCTTAACGAAACTGACTTCCACCAAATCTCACACGATAAAATACCGCCCACAAACCCAATGAAAACACTCAAAAACGTGCCACACACAGCATAGGCAAAAGTTTTCAGAGTTGCATCCCAAGTTAACAACAAAAATTCCCCATTCAATTCCGGTGAAAACGCCGCCAAGAAAAAGCGGACAACAAGATTCCAGCCTCCTGTATTTATTAAATCTTGCTGAAACACCCCAGCAATATGTAAAGACCAAACCAATAAAACAACAAACAGTAACCACCAGAAATTTTGCCAATTTAATTTCATTTGTTTAGTTGTTAGTCGTCTCCCTTATCTCCCTTGTCCCCCTTATTTCCCTTATCTCGCCCCTCTCCTTTGTCCCTCACCCATTTCTCTTCGCATCCTCTGCAGCTAGTGGTCCACCACATAAGTTTTAATGGGTAAAACGATGTTCAAGCTCATCCTCTTTTTCTCTTCCTCTGCGCCCTCTGCGCCTCTGCGGTTTTTCAATCAACCCTCAAATTCAATGTGGTGAACCACTAGTGCGATTCAATCCTATATAATTCCTCAATAACTCCTGTAGAAACCTCCCGAGCAGGAAGATCGAACAAAATTTCCCCCTTTCGCAAACCTACGATGCGTTGAAAATAACTGCGAGCATATTCAATAGCATGCAAACTAGTTACCAAAGTTTTCCCTGACTCTTTACTCAACTGACACAACAAATCCATCACTTCACGACCGCGTTCTGGATCGAGACTGGATATAGGTTCATCCGCAAGGATAGCAGCAGGATCTTGCACCAATACGCGAGCTATAGCCACCCGTTGTTGCTGTCCGCCAGACAATCGGCTTGTACGTTCGTAAAGCTTTTCAGGAATTCCCACTTGTGCTAGCGCTTGATAAGCTGTTTGTACCTCCAACGGGTAAATTAGGGAAATCGCTGCTTTTAAGAATGACCAACGTCCTAAATGTCCCGCGTTGATATTATGAATAACTTGTAAGTTATCGACTAAATGAAATTGTTGGTAAATAGTACCAATTTGCCTTTGCACTTGTCGAAGAGATTTGGGACTCAAATTCACTAAGTTACGACCCAGTACCCACACTTCTCCCCGAGTTGGTTGCAGTGTACCATTAAGCAAGCTGATTAAAGTGCTTTTGCCAGCACCGCTTGCACCAACAAGAGCAAGCCGTTCGCCCGAGTAAATTTTCAAGTTGATATTTGTGAGAGACTGGAAATTTCCAAATTGTTTTGTCACGTTTTTCAGTTCAAACATGAGTGTACCTCGGGTCATCAGCGAACGGTGGCTAAATTATTTTATTTTGCCAATTTTGCGACCAATTTGTTCAATTTGTGCATAATTTTCATTCTTTGTAGGAATAAATTTTTCTGCTTGTAAAAGATCGAGAATTTCTTTTTGCTCTGGTATCTTGGGATCTAATTTAAACAATGCGGTTTGAACTTTTTTGACAAAATCTTCGCCATAGCGCTTTTTAACTTGAGGGTTAATCACCCAGTGATAATCGTAATATTCTGGAGTGCGCCAGATAACTTCTACTTTGCTTAAGTCTATTTCTTTAGCTTCAAGACGCTTTTGCCAAATTTTTTCGTTCAATACACCTGTCTGAAAACTTCCTGCTTCGACAAGTTTAAGTGTTTTGTCGTGGTCACCAGAAAAACCTGCTTCACCTTTGAAGTCTGTGAGTTTTACACCAGCTTGTTCTAGAAAGTATTGTGGCATTAAACGACCTGATGTGGATGATTCACTACCGAAAGTAAAGGTACGTCCTTTAAGTTGTTTGAGGTCTGAGATATCTTTAAAGGGTTTGAGCCCAATTTTTTTATTAGCAATAAATACGCTATGGAATTTTTCATCTACATCACGTTGAGCAATAGCTTCCGCACCGGGAACTTGCAGCCTTGCTTGAACGCCAGTTAATCCTCCAAACCACACTAAGTCTAAATCACCAACTTTAAATGCTGTCACGGCTGCTGTATAATCAGTGACTGGCTTGTATTCTACGGTAACTCCAAGCTCTTTTTGTAAATAAGAAGCTAATTTGGTATACTGCCTTTGAAGTTTCTCTGGATCTTGATCGGGAATTGCTCCGGTGACTAGGGATTTTGTTTCTTTCGCAGTTGTTGTCTGTGAAGTTTCGGTTGTGTTGGAAGAACAAGCTGTTAATGATACTAAGATGAGAAACAACCCCGATACAAAAAGTTTCTGTAGCATTCGTTTTATGCAGTATACAATTTGCAAGACAAAGTAAAATTTTACAACATTAGGAATACTCATACCATTTCTGTATAAAGCAGATTCGGAGTATGTGAGGTACAGTATCTAATTCAAATTCCGATGTTTAAAAGCCACGCTGCAATTTTTGTACCTCACATACCTCAAAAGTGCTGTACCCCTCTCCTAGGAAACCTTGCAATTTCTTAGGAGAGGGGTAATTAGAATTTTAAGCGCAACCTCATATTTAAGCGCAACCTCATATAGAATTGGGATCGGTCAGTTGTGCAAATAATTAATTGTTATTCGTTTGTAGGATTGTCATTGCCAACCCTACTGCTCTGGTCTTTATTGTGACCTATGGCTCGCCTGTCACTGATACAGTGCCATATTCTAAAAAACTCTACATAATTCATTTTTTCCGAGCAATACCATATAAGTTTATAACAGTGACGAAATTCCTCTAATTCGTTTTCTGTGACTTCATCAGAAAAACAGTTTTTTAATAAGCTTATTAATTCTGGTATTTGTTCGTCAAGAAGAATTTTTTTAAAATTATCTGCTGTCCGCTTGCGAACCAGTTCGCTACTTGCGTTTTTTACAAGATTGACTAAGGCATAAAATGCTATTCTGTTACCTGGATCGATTTTGGCTAACCTGCACGCTCTTCGTCTTTTACTATCTTCATCTGTAGTCAGTGCTATTCCTTCCACTAGAGAAGTTATGACTCTAGCATTACCACTAGTCTGTTCTATTTGATTGTGGTGTAAAAGTGCCTCTCTATCTTCTAAATTGCCAAATTCTTGATGCAAAATTTCTTTTTTCCCACGAAGCACTTTTAGATTCTCTTCTGCTTGTTGTCTTAAAGCATCATGAGTTGTTGTATTGATAATTTTTTCAAGTGTAGAGACAGCAATTGGATTTTCTGGAGCAATTTTGCCCAAGCTATAAGCAGCTTTCCGACGAGTAGAGTCCTTTCGGGTAGAATCAATAATTTGTATCAGTGCTGCGATCGCAACTGGGTTACCTGGATCAACTTTTCCCAAGCTATCTGCTGCTTGCCAGCAGAGATTTTCGTGCTGGATGGATGTTACTATATGCTCTAAAGCTGCGATCGCAATTCGATTCCCCGGATCGAAAACTTTTCCCAAACTGTAAGCAGCATTCCATTTGTCAAAGTCGTTTTGGCTGGTTTGGATAAACTCTTCTAGAGATGCGATCGCGCATCTGCGGTCTGTCTTCAACAATGCAATTCGTGCGCCCTCCAAAATAGGAGAGGGAAAGCGCCACCACTTTTGTTTAACGACATGGTAATAACCAAATCGCCACTCAATCAGCTGTCGTACAATTTTATGACATAAAGAACACTCTGCAAACTCAGCAATTCCTTGTGCTGCCAGAAAATAAGCTTGATAGCTAAAAAAACCACCGCAACCGTCCTTAAATTGGGTCAGTGCTTGAATAAATTCTTCCTTATGTGCTTGCGGTATACTCTCCCTTCCCAACCATAACAAAATAATTTGCCGCCATTCAGGTTCAAAAATACGGAAAGTAGGGAGTAGGGTATTTTCACCGCTCACCTCTCCCCACTCACCACTCTCCCAATTTAGAAAAAAATGCCAA
It encodes the following:
- a CDS encoding phosphonate ABC transporter ATP-binding protein, whose protein sequence is MTRGTLMFELKNVTKQFGNFQSLTNINLKIYSGERLALVGASGAGKSTLISLLNGTLQPTRGEVWVLGRNLVNLSPKSLRQVQRQIGTIYQQFHLVDNLQVIHNINAGHLGRWSFLKAAISLIYPLEVQTAYQALAQVGIPEKLYERTSRLSGGQQQRVAIARVLVQDPAAILADEPISSLDPERGREVMDLLCQLSKESGKTLVTSLHAIEYARSYFQRIVGLRKGEILFDLPAREVSTGVIEELYRIESH
- a CDS encoding putative selenate ABC transporter substrate-binding protein, whose protein sequence is MLQKLFVSGLFLILVSLTACSSNTTETSQTTTAKETKSLVTGAIPDQDPEKLQRQYTKLASYLQKELGVTVEYKPVTDYTAAVTAFKVGDLDLVWFGGLTGVQARLQVPGAEAIAQRDVDEKFHSVFIANKKIGLKPFKDISDLKQLKGRTFTFGSESSTSGRLMPQYFLEQAGVKLTDFKGEAGFSGDHDKTLKLVEAGSFQTGVLNEKIWQKRLEAKEIDLSKVEVIWRTPEYYDYHWVINPQVKKRYGEDFVKKVQTALFKLDPKIPEQKEILDLLQAEKFIPTKNENYAQIEQIGRKIGKIK